One Octopus sinensis linkage group LG11, ASM634580v1, whole genome shotgun sequence genomic window carries:
- the LOC115217143 gene encoding alpha-2 adrenergic receptor-like, giving the protein MSSFMYSVQNVTTNSTEYSVTIEELNWQQVLIRLPFTILIALTMTIGFVGNILTIYVYGFRLKLSPTYFFVVMLACTDLIICACVTPARIVQNIYPLMSTWDILCKFHLSLSVFTGLCNYGFLLAIATDRYRKVCQPLKYQITMKAAKIITACIFIFCATQGSIALLYYGSIKKPTIYPGMNSYSCSAKNYKKPNYYQLGFFALYFLLAVFTFVILVVLYGIILRRMKVMNKRKIAISQQNRNSIASLPCSDKGQQKWLDVPETVDSNRLSTSVSLDVVELSVTEISSKVSSDEISTVYTKNIAPRMTKLREADSERRAKEQAKRTKRTTITMMMITVVFIMTYLPCTATLIVNAVVKSLSSAPKAALFFYWFARHSFYISSCSNPIIYSCRNKNFIDEIKKIFGIKRK; this is encoded by the coding sequence ATGTCGTCGTTTATGTATTCAGTGCAGAATGTAACAACAAACAGTACGGAATATAGTGTCACCATCGAAGAACTCAACTGGCAACAAGTTTTGATAAGACTTCCGTTTACTATTCTTATTGCATTAACAATGACCATTGGTTTCGTTGGAAACATTTTAACTATTTACGTTTATGGATTTCGTTTGAAATTATCACCAACTTATTTCTTTGTTGTGATGCTGGCTTGTACTGATTTGATAATATGTGCCTGTGTGACACCAGCTCGTATTGTCCAAAATATTTACCCTTTGATGTCAACCTGGGATATATTGTGCAAGTTCCATTTGAGCTTATCAGTATTCACAGGACTTTGTAACTATGGTTTTCTACTGGCCATTGCAACGGATAGATACAGAAAAGTATGCCAACCACTGAAGTATCAGATAACAATGAAAGCTGCTAAAATCATCACagcctgtatttttattttctgtgcaACACAGGGAAGTATTGCTCTTCTTTACTATGGAAGTATCAAGAAACCGACTATTTATCCTGGTATGAATAGCTATTCCTGCTCAGCAAAAAACTACAAGAAGCCTAACTATTATCAACTTGGATTCTTTGCTCTCTACTTTCTGCTAGCAGTGTTTAcgtttgttattcttgttgttctcTACGGCATAATTCTTCGACGTATGaaagtaatgaataaaagaaaaattgccaTATCCCAACAAAACAGGAATAGCATCGCAAGCTTACCCTGTTCTGATAAGGGTCAACAAAAGTGGCTTGATGTACCAGAAACGGTTGATTCTAATCGATTATCCACGAGCGTTTCTCTAGACGTAGTTGAATTGTCTGTTACCGAAATATCATCTAAAGTTTCCTCGGATGAGATATCAACGGTATATACGAAAAACATTGCACCTCGTATGACTAAATTACGGGAAGCGGACAGCGAAAGACGAGCAAAAGAACAAGCCAAGAGGACAAAACGTACCactataacaatgatgatgattactgtcGTCTTCATAATGACCTATTTGCCTTGCACCGCTACATTGATAGTAAACGCAGTTGTGAAATCCCTAAGCTCGGCTCCGAAAGCAGCATTGTTTTTCTACTGGTTTGCACGACATAGTTTTTACATCAGTTCTTGCTCAAATCCCATTATTTACAGCTGCAGGAACAAAAATTTTATAGACGAAATTAAAAAGATATTTGGAATAAAAcggaaataa